The Tripterygium wilfordii isolate XIE 37 chromosome 4, ASM1340144v1, whole genome shotgun sequence genome has a window encoding:
- the LOC119997517 gene encoding ER membrane protein complex subunit 4-like → MEKGKAVMGSGRRWAIDFSDVSTAPSSCDILDPPGFSRASQDQDDSTLSRQKKDAEANWKAQKAWEVAQAPFKNLMMMGFMMWMAGNTVHLFSIGITFSALWQPISALQGVGKVFEPYKDGKVDLLGPKLLFIALNLGGLALGVWKLNTLGLLPTHVSDWVSSLPPAQEVEYSGSGIQLR, encoded by the exons ATGGAGAAGGGTAAGGCAGTGATGGGTTCAGGGCGACGATGGGCCATCGATTTCAGTGATGTTTCAACCGCTCCTTCCTCCTGCGACATCCTTGATCCTCCCGGTTTCTCTCGCGCCTCTCAAGATCAG GATGATTCTACGCTGAGCAGGCAAAAGAAGGATGCCGAGGCCAATTGGAAAGCTCAG AAAGCTTGGGAAGTAGCACAAGCCCCTTTTaagaatttgatgatgatgggcTTCATGATGTGGATGGCTGGAAATACGGTGCATCTTTTTAGCATTGGTATCACATTTTCAGCTCTTTGGCAGCCAATAAGTGCTCTTCAAGGGGTTGGGAAGG TTTTTGAGCCTTACAAAGACGGTAAAGTTGATCTTCTTGGCCCTAAGTTGCTCTTCATTGCCCTTAATTTGGGAGGTTTAGCACTGGGTGTTTGGAAG CTTAACACGTTGGGGCTTCTTCCAACACATGTATCAGATTGGGTTTCATCCTTACCCCCTGCTCAG GAGGTTGAGTATTCTGGCAGTGGGATTCAGTTGCGTTAA
- the LOC119996090 gene encoding uncharacterized protein LOC119996090 → MGIYTSLCLDFPNLDVVSGLKPPDGLFATLNKGHLLSFLHHPLFLYMKTKNMHHCECCFLRCSGDRWLVSKTYLGGCFLLYQSSGQFTLMSTWDLLFWFAHTLQCERKVYSMTLASPPPRILSLALPPSIGIMSHTTPPAPSTPVPDKANWDSAQTKVFVDLCVEQVNEGRRPGSHFTKEGWQKIAAGFFEKTGKRYDQPQFKNKWDNLKKDYKLWKKLRLHDTGTGWDNVRNTILADNDWWERRIKEDKKVAKFRIQGPENLEQLEALFDGQFATGEFAMFAGASHQNPVQTNEELLRTSTGDNVHSIHLGSDSSSDQEFDVNIEQSNEVTSSPTLTPRQVKRRSSKLGTRGKKKCRASASDYREDISKSLGNLVSAVSSRTNAIASPPISSTKAEIV, encoded by the exons ATGGGTATTTATACTTCATTGTGCCTAGATTTTCCTAACCTGGATGTTGTGAGTGGATTGAAACCTCCAGATGGGCTATTTGCCACTTTGAACAAGGGCCACCTCCTCTCCTTCCTTCACCATCCCCTGTTTCTATACATGAAAACAAAGAATATGCATCAT TGTGAGTGCTGTTTTTTGAGGTGCAGTGGTGATCGTTGGTTGGTTTCAAAGACTTATTTG GGAGGGTGTTTTTTGCTTTATCAAAGTTCAGGACAATTTACCCTCATGTCTACTTGGGATTTACTGTTTTGGTTTGCGCACACACTACAATGTGAGAGGAAGGTTTATTCCATGACTTTGGCATCTCCTCCACCTAGAATTCTATCCTTGGCCTTACCTCCTTCAATCGGAAT TATGAGTCATACCACACCTCCTGCACCATCAACCCCTGTACCAGACAAGGCCAATTGGGACTCTGCCCAAACCAAAGTGTTTGTTGATCTTTGTGTCGAACAAGTAAATGAAGGACGTAGACCTGGTTCACACTTCACCAAAGAAGGTTGGCAGAAGATAGCTGCtggattttttgagaaaacagGGAAGCGATATGATCAGCCACAATTCAAGAACAAATGGGACAATCTGAAGAAGGATtacaaattgtggaagaaattgcGCCTTCATGACACTGGGACTGGATGGGACAATGTCCGTAACACCATTCTTGCTGACAATGACTGGTGGGAGAGAAGAATTAAG GAAGACAAGAAGGTTGCAAAGTTTCGAATCCAGGGACCAGAAAACCTTGAGCAATTGGAGGCACTATTTGACGGTCAATTTGCCACTGGTGAATTTGCAATGTTTGCAGGTGCATCACACCAAAATCCAGTCCAAACTAATGAAGAATTGCTAAGGACCAGCACTGGTGACAATGTGCATTCTATCCATCTCGGCTCTGATTCTTCCAGTGATCAAGAGTTTGACGTAAACATTGAGCAGAGTAATGAAGTGACTAGCTCCCCCACACTGACACCTCGTCAAGTTAAGAGGAGGTCAAGCAAATTAGGGACACGTGGGAAGAAGAAGTGTAGGGCATCCGCGTCTGATTATCGCGAAGACATTAGCAAGTCCTTAGGCAATCTTGTGTCAGCAGTGAGCAGCCGGACAAATGCAATTGCCAGTCCCCCTATTTCATCTACAAAAGCTGAAATAGTATGA